One Methanomassiliicoccales archaeon DNA window includes the following coding sequences:
- a CDS encoding NADH-quinone oxidoreductase subunit J — protein MEWDLLFFLIFAIITVAAAVFVVASKEIVHSVMYLALTFIGVAIIFFFLSAEYVAIIQILIYVGAVSVLMLFGIMLTKRRLTGGERI, from the coding sequence CTTTTCTTTTTGATCTTCGCAATAATCACAGTCGCTGCAGCAGTTTTCGTTGTCGCTTCAAAAGAGATTGTGCACAGTGTCATGTACCTCGCACTGACTTTCATCGGTGTTGCCATTATCTTCTTTTTCTTGAGCGCCGAATATGTCGCAATCATCCAGATCCTAATCTACGTCGGGGCAGTGTCCGTACTCATGTTATTCGGTATCATGTTGACCAAGAGACGGCTCACTGGAGGTGAGCGCATATGA
- a CDS encoding NADH-quinone oxidoreductase subunit J, translating to MNRQRILAITSASVFLIIILASLSLSSWRAGEITEIGMHQIGLSLFEDYGITFLIIGILMFVAMLGGVFLAKEESK from the coding sequence ATGAATCGACAGAGAATCTTGGCAATCACTTCAGCTAGCGTATTCCTCATCATCATTCTAGCGTCCCTATCGCTTTCATCATGGAGGGCAGGGGAAATCACTGAGATCGGCATGCACCAAATCGGTCTTTCTCTCTTCGAGGATTACGGGATCACATTCCTGATCATCGGTATCCTCATGTTCGTGGCAATGCTCGGTGGCGTGTTCCTAGCGAAGGAGGAGAGTAAATGA
- the nuoK gene encoding NADH-quinone oxidoreductase subunit NuoK, giving the protein MIPLEYFLALAAILFVIGAYGVLTKRNAIVVLMSIELMLNSANINFVAFSSFYNDVRGQIFALFSIAIAA; this is encoded by the coding sequence ATGATACCGCTCGAATACTTCCTTGCGCTGGCGGCGATCTTGTTTGTCATCGGTGCTTACGGGGTGCTGACAAAGCGCAACGCGATCGTCGTCTTGATGTCGATCGAGTTGATGCTGAATTCAGCAAACATCAATTTTGTCGCCTTCTCATCTTTTTACAACGATGTGAGGGGCCAGATCTTTGCGCTGTTCTCGATCGCGATCGCGGCA